Within Elusimicrobiota bacterium, the genomic segment AAATGTTGTAATACGTATTTTTTACTTTATTATTAACAGCATAGTTTTTTGGGCACTGGTGTGTTCGCTTACGCGTTCATCCTGGCTGGGTTTAGCTGCAGGGCTGATTGTTTTTGTTACAGGACTTTACTACTTTTTCCCAAAAGTTATGAAAACACAATTACCTACCTTACTTGCGCTTGGAATTACTTTTGGGATCATACTTTCATTATTGCCTCAAAGCAGTGTGTCAGGATACCATCCACGTGTAACGGAACGATTGACTGAAATACAACATGCTGTAAAGAATGTTTATCCGCCACTGCATCAACGTGTGCTCATATGGTCATGCGCTTGGGATATGATTAAAGAGCGGCCTGTTATAGGAAAAGGATGGGGTGTATTTGAACTATTTTACCCGTTTTATCAGTCTAAGTATCTTTTGCAGATACCTGAATGGCGGCAGTTACGTACTCACGCAAATAATGCGCATAATGAGATACTGGAAGTATTATCGCAAACCGGTATCATAGGGCTTGGGGTTTTTATTTGGATTTGGATATTATTTTTTGCATTTTCCTATAAAACATTGCGCAGTTATGCCCTTGAACCCGGTGAGAGTAAACAAAATACGGGGGTACTTCAACAACGCACCTCCGATGGATTGCTTGTACTCGCAGCAGTAAGCAGTTCCGTGTGTATGCTGGCAGACAATTTATTGAATGTTTCACTACATTTTGTAGTACCCGTCTTGGTTTTTTGGATGGCAGTAGCTATCGTTATCGTAAAAGGCACCAACCGCGAGAACATAGATAGTAATACTGTAGTTACGTTAGACCTTAATAAACACAACTTCCGCCCGTGGCTCTATGCAGGGATAATATTAACGTTGTACATGGTCACCGTCAATTTTCGTTTCTTTATTGGAGAAACTTATTATTTTAAGGGGTTTAAACTTGTCCGCAGGGGTGAACTCAAAACCGCACAGGTAATGCTGGAGAACGCACGAAAATGGCATCGATTTGAGGTTAATAACACATACGAGTTGGGTAACACATACGCACGTAACCGTGAGCTTGATAAAGCATTATGGGCGTATGATGAAGCGTTGAAGTCTAACCTCGGATACGATGAGATATATTTTAATCTAGCAACGGTTGAGTCTATGCTGAACAAACACGAAGAAGCGTATATTAATTATAAACGCGCAACAAGTATCAACCCTTTGTCGTTAGACGCGTTTTTGTCATTAGGGAATTATTACCTCCGCAAACTTGATACTGAACCCTCCGCAGTGGAATCCGCCACCCGGGTATTTAAACATATAATCAGCGTAGATCCGCAAAATAAGGAATCTTATAATAACCTAGGATATATGTATTTACGTAAAAAAGACAGGGAAAATGCAGCTGAATGTTTTGCCCGCGCAGTTCAGATAGATCCGGGGTTTGAACTTGCACGGCGTAACCTTTTATCAATCGGCGGGAGTTATGCCAATAATTTACCCCCCGCGAATAGTTCGGCAATTGATGATGATACTGTTTTCGCAAACTTAGACAATCTTATTCGCTCCAATAAATGGTCTTTAGCAGAAACAGAAGCGCTTAGGTTAGTTAAAATCAACCCTACAAACCTTAAGTCACGGTTATATTTAGGCAACATTTTTTATCAACTAAAAAAATATGGCGTTGCAGCACAGGAGTACAATTATATTTTGAAGTTAAGCCCATCAAACGCAGCTGCACATGCCAACCTCGGGCTTACATATATCGAACTTAGGAACTACCGCAATGCAAAAACTGAACTTGAAACTGCATTGAGCATAACGCCAGGTAATAAGACAATACAGAATGCATTAAATCAACTTAAGGCGTTAGGGTATTGAACTATTCATTCAATAATACCTTATTTGTATAAAAACCTGCGGTTTTTTTGGTATAATTATGAAGATTATTAGCACAGAAGATTTTATTAATAAAAAATGGTCATAAGGAGGGAATTAAATGTCAGGACATTCTAAATGGGCAGGGATTAAGCACCATAAAGCCGCTCAAGATTCAAAACGCGGCCGGTTATTCACTAAAATAATACGCGAGTTAACAATATCTGCACGCGAAAGCGGTAGTAATCCGGATCATAACCCGCGGTTGAGAAAAGCTATAGAAGACGCGCGTACAGCTAATATGCCTCAAGATAATGTTAAGAAAGCAATTATGCGCGGTACCGGCGAACTCCCGGGAGTTATCTATGAAGAAGTTTCGTACGAAGGCTACGGCCCGGGTGGCGTAGCGGTTTTAGTTGAGACTACTACTGATAACAAAAACCGTACAACCGCAGAAATACGGAAAATGTTTTCCGCGCATGGCGGTAACCTCGGCGAGAACGGTTGTGTAGGATGGATGTTTTCGAAAAAAGGTTTTATCGCGATTGATAAAAAAACAATGAAGGAAGACGATTTTCTCAACTTATCCCTGGAGATAGGTGCGGATGACGTTCATTCGGATGATGATGATAGTTATGAGATCTACACTACTGTCGAAGATTTTAATAAAGTAAAAAAAGGCGTTGATGACCACAAAGTTATTACTCTTACCGCGGAAGTAACTTATGTTCCTCAGACGTATGTTAAGCTTGATGATAAAAGTGCGGAACAAATGCTGTCGTTAATGGAAGACCTTGACAACCATGACGACGTGAAAAATGTGTATGCCAATTTTGATATAGCAAAAGAGTTGATGGAAAAAATTAGTCAAGCACAGGGTTAACGTCGAGTGAGGATACTTGGGATAGATCCCGGCAGCGCAATACTTGGCTGGGGAATTATTGAGTCTGTTAATGATACCGCTACAGCGGTTGATTACGGTGTTATTACTACCCCTAAGAAGTGTGAAATCCGTGAAAGGTTGACAACTATATATTCCGGCGTAGAACGCATCATACAAAAATTCAATCCTGATACTATGGCTATAGAAAAACTTTTCTTCAACAAGAATGTTACAACTGCGATGGCAGTGAGTGAATCACGTGGTGTGGCAATACTTGCCGCTGCAAAAATTGGTATTTGTGTATGTGAGTATACGCCGCTTCAGGTAAAAAAAGCGTTAACTGGTTACGGTATTGCAGAAAAACAGCAGGTACAGAAAATGATTCAGTTATTATTGAGATTAAAGGAATTACCGAAACCTGACGATGCAGCGGATGCACTGGCTATCGCGTTGTGTTGTTTAAGTACAGATACTTTTACTAAAGCCGTCAATGATGCGGAAAACAAATTATAGGTTAAGGAATGGTGTGGGTATATGATACGTTTTATCAAAGGTGTATTAGCAGAAAAAAGTATGAGTTCCTCTGTTATTGATGTAAACGGTATAGGTTATGAAGTTATTATCTCGCAGAATACTTACCAAAAACTTCCATCTGTCGGAAAGTATGTGGTCTTCTACACTCATTTTTATATCCGTGAAACTTCACAGGAACTATACGGGTTCACCTCAACAGAAGAACGCGATTTATTCCAAAAACTACTGACAGTTAACGATGTCGGCCCGAAGATAGCGTTGTCAATCCTGTCTGTAGCGCATCCTTTAATGTTCCGTAAAGCTGTACTTGAAAACGATATACATTTTCTTACTACTATCCCCGGGATCGGGAAAAAGACCGCTGAAAAAGTTATACTGGAATTGAAGGGTAAAATAAAAGACTGGGTAATCCCCGGTGACAGAGATGATACCGAACAGGTAGTAACAAAAACGCGGAACGTTACGGATGCAATCGCCGGGCTAGTGGGGTTAGGATACAAAGAACCCGATGCACGTGATGCTGTTGAAGCTGTAGATACTGAACTAACACCCAATTCAACCGCAGAAGAAATTATTACCATCGCGTTAAGAAAGTTTGGAAATGAAAAAAGAACGTGATACCCTGATTAACTCTACCAAAACCTCTGCTGACGAACAGCAGGTGGATACATCGTTACGCCCAAAGGTACTGACCGAATTTATAGGCCAGGAAAAACTTAAATCCAACCTCAAAGTTTTTATTGAAGCCGCAAGGAAACGGAAAGAACCGCTGGATCACTGCTTGTTCTATAGCCCGCCGGGTTTAGGGAAAACTACGCTTGCTAACATTATAGCCAATGAAATGAGGGTTAATATCCGTACCACCTCAGGGCCTGTACTTGAACGTGTAGGCGATATAGCGGCAATACTTACAGGATTAAAAGACGGCGATGTGTTCTTCATAGATGAAATCCACCGGCTTAACCGTTCAGTGGAAGAGGCGTTGTATCCTGTAATGGAAGAAAATAAACTTGATATCATCCTTGGACAGGGCCCTCAAGCGCGTACTATGCGGTTACCATTACCTAAGTTTACGCTTATCGGCGCAACGACACGCGCAGGATTGCTAACTTCACCTTTACGTGAACGCTTTGGTATAGTTGCAAACCTTGACTTTTATCCTCCGGCTGAATTGAAGCAGATAGTCCTTCGTTCCGCAAGTATTTTGAATATCTGTATCGACGACCCTGGCGCAGCAACAATCGCACAGCGGTCAAGAGGCACACCGAGGATAGTTAACCGCTTATTACGCCGTACACGCGACTTCGCGGAGGTTAAGGCAGACGGTGTTATCACACAAGAAGTTGCGATGAATGCGCTTGCGGCGTTGGAGATCGACCCTGCGGGATTGGATGTTACTGACCGCAAAATATTAGCTGCAATTATTGAAAAATTCTCGGGCGGCCCTGTTGGGCTTGATACCATTGCGGTAGCGGTCTCTGAAGAAACGGATAGCTTGACTGACGTTTATGAACCATTTCTTATACAAGCAGGATTTCTACAACGTACACCACGGGGACGTGTAGCAACCGAACATGCGTACAAACATCTGGGAATTATTCATACAAAAAATAAGGAAGAGAACTTGTTCTGAGTCCTATTTATTACTATTAATCTCCGTTGTTTTAGCGACATTATCTTCCTCAAATTCGCCGGTAGTGAGAACTTTCCAAAAATGTTTTACACGTACAAAGTTTTCCCCTGGCGAGAAAAAGGACCATACATCGGACACTATATTGGATACCGGTGAAGTTATCCCTATGACTGAAACCAGTATTTCACGATCGCCTATATGTTCGACAGGCTTCACTTCCTCAAAATTACTCAGCATAAACAAATCGCAAAGCCAACGCCCGATTCCGGAGATCAGGAACATTGTTAAATATGTAGAATTGAACACTAGCGGAGGAACGACTGAGATTATCCATCCACCTGTAATACTTCCCAAAAATATACAGACCCCAACTGTAAAGTTGTAATACGCCACACACCGTGTGCGGGTTTCCGGACTGGCAGTATCAAAAATAAAATTCATAGCTGCTAGTCCCATACCTGACCATATATAAGCCGCCAACGCGTTCGCTATCATCAAGTACACCGTATTCCCGGACACTATCCAGAGCAAAGGTATCAACGGCATCAATCGCGCAGAAGTTTTAATAATCTTTGCATTACCATACTTGTCGGTAAGCTTCCCCCATAATGGCAATGAAAAAATCCCGGCGATACTCCCAGCTGTAAGTATCAAAATATATGTTGTATAGTCCATCTTTAGTTCTTTTAGCATATACGGCGCAAAAAACGGGCTGCACCAGAACGTGGTGTAATACAAAATACCCATAAAAATAACAAACTTAGCAAAATTGCTTTCTTTCGCGCGGAGGATGAATTGTAGATATGTAAACTTTTTTTCTTTAGCTTTAATGACTGATACGTCATCCATAAGGGAAACATAATACACCGATATGTATCGCACAACTGCGCCTAAGACAAATAGTATTGAAAAACCTAACACTTTA encodes:
- a CDS encoding tetratricopeptide repeat protein; the encoded protein is MTRNPYYIQIVTLNICILLFWAYRFYLALKQKIFVFHKTPLDIPLLVFIGVIFLSITACFVFPHPQFGKNGLFHPLLPQLFYSIYSEAGKNVAFVIINWILAFWMFVTFMEDNKKIDYILSLCFITTTLASIYGIMQYFGMEIFWPKVLNPYGGRCVSTFGNPNFLSAFLIVIIPFLLYKLILAKNVVIRIFYFIINSIVFWALVCSLTRSSWLGLAAGLIVFVTGLYYFFPKVMKTQLPTLLALGITFGIILSLLPQSSVSGYHPRVTERLTEIQHAVKNVYPPLHQRVLIWSCAWDMIKERPVIGKGWGVFELFYPFYQSKYLLQIPEWRQLRTHANNAHNEILEVLSQTGIIGLGVFIWIWILFFAFSYKTLRSYALEPGESKQNTGVLQQRTSDGLLVLAAVSSSVCMLADNLLNVSLHFVVPVLVFWMAVAIVIVKGTNRENIDSNTVVTLDLNKHNFRPWLYAGIILTLYMVTVNFRFFIGETYYFKGFKLVRRGELKTAQVMLENARKWHRFEVNNTYELGNTYARNRELDKALWAYDEALKSNLGYDEIYFNLATVESMLNKHEEAYINYKRATSINPLSLDAFLSLGNYYLRKLDTEPSAVESATRVFKHIISVDPQNKESYNNLGYMYLRKKDRENAAECFARAVQIDPGFELARRNLLSIGGSYANNLPPANSSAIDDDTVFANLDNLIRSNKWSLAETEALRLVKINPTNLKSRLYLGNIFYQLKKYGVAAQEYNYILKLSPSNAAAHANLGLTYIELRNYRNAKTELETALSITPGNKTIQNALNQLKALGY
- a CDS encoding YebC/PmpR family DNA-binding transcriptional regulator, which encodes MSGHSKWAGIKHHKAAQDSKRGRLFTKIIRELTISARESGSNPDHNPRLRKAIEDARTANMPQDNVKKAIMRGTGELPGVIYEEVSYEGYGPGGVAVLVETTTDNKNRTTAEIRKMFSAHGGNLGENGCVGWMFSKKGFIAIDKKTMKEDDFLNLSLEIGADDVHSDDDDSYEIYTTVEDFNKVKKGVDDHKVITLTAEVTYVPQTYVKLDDKSAEQMLSLMEDLDNHDDVKNVYANFDIAKELMEKISQAQG
- the ruvC gene encoding crossover junction endodeoxyribonuclease RuvC; protein product: MRILGIDPGSAILGWGIIESVNDTATAVDYGVITTPKKCEIRERLTTIYSGVERIIQKFNPDTMAIEKLFFNKNVTTAMAVSESRGVAILAAAKIGICVCEYTPLQVKKALTGYGIAEKQQVQKMIQLLLRLKELPKPDDAADALAIALCCLSTDTFTKAVNDAENKL
- the ruvA gene encoding Holliday junction branch migration protein RuvA, which translates into the protein MIRFIKGVLAEKSMSSSVIDVNGIGYEVIISQNTYQKLPSVGKYVVFYTHFYIRETSQELYGFTSTEERDLFQKLLTVNDVGPKIALSILSVAHPLMFRKAVLENDIHFLTTIPGIGKKTAEKVILELKGKIKDWVIPGDRDDTEQVVTKTRNVTDAIAGLVGLGYKEPDARDAVEAVDTELTPNSTAEEIITIALRKFGNEKRT
- the ruvB gene encoding Holliday junction branch migration DNA helicase RuvB, with the translated sequence MKKERDTLINSTKTSADEQQVDTSLRPKVLTEFIGQEKLKSNLKVFIEAARKRKEPLDHCLFYSPPGLGKTTLANIIANEMRVNIRTTSGPVLERVGDIAAILTGLKDGDVFFIDEIHRLNRSVEEALYPVMEENKLDIILGQGPQARTMRLPLPKFTLIGATTRAGLLTSPLRERFGIVANLDFYPPAELKQIVLRSASILNICIDDPGAATIAQRSRGTPRIVNRLLRRTRDFAEVKADGVITQEVAMNALAALEIDPAGLDVTDRKILAAIIEKFSGGPVGLDTIAVAVSEETDSLTDVYEPFLIQAGFLQRTPRGRVATEHAYKHLGIIHTKNKEENLF
- a CDS encoding MFS transporter — encoded protein: MTQKTSLRASFYDGFFSTVMVGLTSSYMSPFAILVGASNFVIGLLSALPQLAGAVLQLRSAEVTDLVGSRVKFTVIGVAMQATALLLMAFIIMLPQSIRIETFLILAVISGSSVAFIVPAWASLMSDTIDKTKYGTYFAWRNRILGIVAVIVSLAAGVFLSAIKNKVLGFSILFVLGAVVRYISVYYVSLMDDVSVIKAKEKKFTYLQFILRAKESNFAKFVIFMGILYYTTFWCSPFFAPYMLKELKMDYTTYILILTAGSIAGIFSLPLWGKLTDKYGNAKIIKTSARLMPLIPLLWIVSGNTVYLMIANALAAYIWSGMGLAAMNFIFDTASPETRTRCVAYYNFTVGVCIFLGSITGGWIISVVPPLVFNSTYLTMFLISGIGRWLCDLFMLSNFEEVKPVEHIGDREILVSVIGITSPVSNIVSDVWSFFSPGENFVRVKHFWKVLTTGEFEEDNVAKTTEINSNK